A DNA window from Balneolaceae bacterium contains the following coding sequences:
- the recF gene encoding DNA replication and repair protein RecF (All proteins in this family for which functions are known are DNA-binding proteins that assist the filamentation of RecA onto DNA for the initiation of recombination or recombinational repair.), with the protein MIITRLALENFRNHEFTELSLAPHLNVITGPNGAGKTNIIDAIHYLCMSRSFIAGSDRYVVNHDAPYFTVKGDFEGNIRSSFQVGCSYSRGEGKKIFVNESPLDRLSDLIGMVPVVVLAPGDKKLTSEGPTERRSFVDSFISQLSSRYLRDLYDFRNARRQRNTLLQEFRGSRDVLTAYLEPWNAQLVAYGSRIVARRTQVLNRFEEYLAREYELISGMRHRPHLQYQTLCEPSEDAEVVEERYHQALEEALDHELEREVTTVGPHRDEVVFYLDDFELRKYGSQGQHRLFALALKLAQLLYFSDELDDLPIFLLDDVFGDLDEQRTEVLLSAIRDHAGQTFITSANPAPLEKFLDFDGTRNRRYRVEQGEVTPMQPQASDG; encoded by the coding sequence ATGATCATCACGCGACTTGCGCTTGAAAATTTCCGCAACCACGAGTTCACCGAACTTTCGTTGGCGCCCCACCTGAACGTGATTACGGGACCCAACGGCGCGGGAAAGACCAACATCATTGACGCCATTCACTACCTGTGCATGTCGCGCAGCTTCATCGCCGGCAGCGACCGCTACGTGGTAAACCACGACGCCCCCTATTTTACGGTTAAAGGCGATTTCGAGGGCAACATACGCTCCAGCTTCCAGGTGGGATGCTCTTACTCCCGCGGGGAGGGCAAGAAGATCTTTGTCAACGAAAGTCCCCTGGACCGGCTGTCGGATCTCATCGGCATGGTGCCGGTGGTGGTTCTGGCGCCCGGCGACAAGAAACTGACCAGCGAGGGTCCCACGGAGCGTCGCTCCTTCGTGGACTCCTTCATCAGCCAGCTCTCTTCGCGCTACCTGCGCGACCTCTACGATTTCCGCAACGCGCGGCGCCAGCGAAACACCCTGCTGCAGGAGTTCCGCGGCTCCCGGGACGTGCTGACAGCCTACCTGGAACCCTGGAACGCCCAGCTGGTAGCGTACGGCTCGCGCATCGTGGCGCGCCGCACCCAGGTGCTCAACCGTTTCGAGGAATACCTGGCAAGGGAGTACGAGCTGATCTCCGGCATGCGCCATCGTCCCCACCTGCAGTACCAGACCCTCTGCGAGCCGTCGGAGGACGCCGAGGTTGTAGAGGAGCGCTACCACCAGGCCCTGGAGGAGGCCCTCGACCACGAGCTGGAGCGCGAGGTGACTACCGTGGGACCGCATCGCGATGAAGTGGTGTTCTACCTCGACGATTTCGAGCTGCGCAAGTACGGCTCTCAGGGACAGCACCGCCTCTTTGCCCTTGCTTTGAAACTGGCTCAGCTTTTGTATTTTTCGGACGAACTGGACGACCTGCCCATTTTCCTGCTGGACGATGTCTTCGGCGACCTCGACGAGCAGCGAACCGAAGTGCTGCTGAGTGCAATCCGGGACCATGCCGGGCAGACCTTTATCACCTCGGCCAACCCCGCGCCCCTTGAGAAATTCCTGGACTTCGACGGGACGCGCAACCGCAGGTACCGCGTGGAGCAGGGCGAGGTAACTCCGATGCAACCTCAAGCCTCCGACGGATGA
- the prmC gene encoding peptide chain release factor N(5)-glutamine methyltransferase, which produces MKATRTEDWTVLSMMEWATDYFAERGIPDARHSIEWLLAEVLEVKRLDLYLKFDRPLSRTELEELRPMVKRRASHEPLQYITGYTDFMNARITVGPEVLIPRIETEQLVEIILEYEEADSLRALDLGTGSGCISIALKQERPGWELHAVELSPEALKTARRNAEANGTDVHFLHGDMTAWRELPLEGPFDLIVSNPPYVRPGEKDGLQKQVADHEPAEALYCEDLKAMYGSIRDAAAELLADDGRLYLEIHENNPGEILDLFDRSGWQARMVKDYEKKPRFVLASRT; this is translated from the coding sequence ATGAAGGCCACCCGTACCGAAGACTGGACTGTGCTCTCCATGATGGAGTGGGCAACCGATTATTTCGCCGAGCGCGGTATTCCCGACGCCCGCCACAGCATCGAGTGGCTGCTCGCAGAGGTGCTCGAAGTCAAGCGTCTCGACCTCTACCTGAAATTCGACCGCCCGCTGAGCCGCACCGAACTGGAGGAACTCCGCCCCATGGTCAAGCGACGCGCCTCCCATGAGCCCCTGCAGTACATCACCGGCTACACCGATTTCATGAATGCGCGCATCACGGTAGGTCCCGAGGTACTGATCCCCCGCATCGAGACCGAACAGCTCGTAGAAATCATCCTGGAGTACGAGGAGGCCGACTCGCTTCGCGCATTGGATCTGGGCACAGGCTCGGGCTGCATTTCCATCGCCCTCAAGCAGGAACGTCCGGGGTGGGAGCTTCACGCGGTGGAGCTTTCCCCGGAGGCCCTGAAGACGGCCCGCCGAAACGCCGAGGCCAACGGAACGGACGTGCATTTCCTGCATGGCGACATGACGGCCTGGCGGGAACTCCCGCTCGAGGGCCCTTTCGACCTGATAGTCTCGAATCCCCCCTACGTGCGTCCGGGAGAAAAGGACGGACTCCAGAAACAGGTGGCCGACCACGAACCCGCAGAGGCCCTCTACTGCGAAGACCTGAAAGCCATGTACGGTTCCATCCGGGACGCCGCCGCGGAACTGCTTGCAGACGACGGACGCCTCTACCTGGAAATTCACGAAAACAACCCGGGGGAGATCCTCGATCTTTTCGACCGTTCCGGCTGGCAGGCGCGCATGGTGAAGGACTACGAAAAAAAGCCGCGCTTCGTCCTGGCATCCAGGACCTAG
- a CDS encoding deoxynucleoside kinase has product MQNQFDFIAIEGVIGVGKTSLAKLLSERHGARLVLEQFEENPFLPKFYQDRERYAFPTQMAFLASRFKQQQEMLDQDLFHQTTVADYIFEKDRIFARLNLEDDELALYDSIFNIMAGISARPDLVIYLQSSVDRLMKNIRDRDRDYERHISRSYLAELTEAYNHFFYHYSKAPLIIINATEIDFVSEEKHLDYIEEQIFNEPIRGNTHISINPG; this is encoded by the coding sequence ATGCAGAACCAATTCGATTTTATTGCCATTGAAGGTGTTATTGGGGTCGGCAAAACTTCCCTCGCCAAACTGCTCTCCGAACGGCACGGCGCGCGCCTGGTGCTGGAGCAGTTCGAGGAGAATCCCTTCCTCCCCAAATTCTACCAGGACCGCGAGCGCTACGCCTTTCCCACCCAGATGGCCTTCCTGGCCAGCCGCTTCAAGCAGCAGCAGGAGATGCTCGACCAGGACCTTTTCCACCAGACCACCGTCGCCGACTATATTTTCGAAAAGGACCGCATCTTCGCGCGGCTCAACCTGGAGGACGACGAGCTGGCGCTTTACGACTCTATTTTCAACATTATGGCGGGAATCTCGGCGCGCCCCGATCTGGTCATCTACCTGCAGTCGTCGGTGGACCGGCTCATGAAAAATATCCGCGACCGGGACCGTGACTACGAGCGTCACATCTCCCGCAGCTACCTTGCGGAACTCACCGAGGCCTACAACCATTTCTTTTACCACTACAGCAAAGCCCCGCTCATCATCATCAATGCCACCGAAATCGATTTTGTGAGCGAGGAGAAGCACCTGGATTATATTGAGGAACAGATTTTCAACGAACCCATCCGGGGCAACACGCACATTTCCATCAACCCGGGCTGA
- the eno gene encoding phosphopyruvate hydratase, which yields MSYIEQILGRQIIDSRGNPTVEVDVILESGVFGRAAVPSGASTGEHEAVELRDTDSPRWMGRGVSQAVDIVGGMIDEELRGIEIFNQAEIDNTLIELDGTDNKSNLGANAILGVSLASADAAANALNLPLWRYVGGVNAKVLPLPMMNIINGGSHADNNVDLQEFMIMPAGAPNFSEALRMGTEIFHHLRDVLSGLGYATAVGDEGGFAPDLKSNEEAVEVILRAVESAGYTPGEEVLLALDPATSELYNPDDGIYTFQWSDGSRRDADEMVAYWTKWSERWPIVSIEDAMAEDDWEGWEKITAAVGERVQLVGDDLFVTNTERLSQGIRRGVGNSILIKVNQIGTLTETLDAIEMAHKNDYTAVISHRSGETEDTSIADLAVAVNAGQIKTGSLSRTDRTAKYNRLLRIEEQLGSNAIFMGRDAFGF from the coding sequence ATGAGTTACATTGAGCAGATTCTGGGCAGGCAGATTATCGATTCGCGGGGCAATCCAACCGTCGAGGTGGATGTGATCCTGGAGTCCGGCGTCTTTGGCCGCGCGGCGGTTCCCTCCGGGGCCTCCACCGGCGAGCACGAGGCGGTGGAGCTGCGCGACACCGACTCACCCCGCTGGATGGGCAGGGGCGTGAGCCAGGCTGTGGATATCGTCGGCGGCATGATCGACGAGGAGCTGCGCGGAATCGAGATATTCAACCAGGCGGAGATCGACAACACCCTTATCGAGCTCGACGGCACCGATAACAAATCCAACCTGGGCGCCAATGCCATCCTGGGCGTATCCCTTGCGTCCGCCGATGCGGCGGCCAACGCGCTGAACCTTCCCCTGTGGCGTTATGTGGGCGGGGTGAACGCCAAGGTGCTGCCCCTGCCCATGATGAACATCATCAACGGGGGCTCCCACGCCGACAACAACGTGGACCTGCAGGAATTCATGATCATGCCGGCCGGGGCGCCAAACTTTTCGGAGGCCCTGCGCATGGGCACCGAAATTTTCCACCATCTCAGGGACGTGCTCTCCGGCCTCGGCTATGCCACGGCGGTTGGGGACGAGGGCGGTTTTGCGCCCGACCTGAAATCGAACGAGGAGGCCGTGGAAGTGATTCTGCGCGCCGTGGAGTCCGCCGGCTATACGCCAGGCGAGGAGGTGCTGCTGGCCCTCGATCCCGCCACATCCGAACTGTACAACCCCGACGACGGCATCTATACCTTTCAATGGAGCGACGGCTCGCGTCGGGATGCCGACGAGATGGTGGCCTACTGGACCAAGTGGTCGGAGCGCTGGCCCATCGTCTCCATTGAGGACGCCATGGCCGAGGACGACTGGGAGGGCTGGGAAAAAATCACGGCCGCTGTGGGAGAACGCGTGCAGCTGGTGGGCGACGATCTCTTTGTAACCAATACCGAACGCCTGTCCCAGGGCATCCGACGCGGGGTGGGCAACTCCATCCTGATCAAGGTAAACCAGATCGGAACTCTCACCGAAACCCTGGACGCCATTGAAATGGCCCATAAGAACGACTATACCGCTGTCATATCCCATCGTTCGGGGGAGACCGAGGATACCTCCATTGCCGACCTGGCCGTGGCCGTCAATGCGGGTCAGATCAAGACCGGCTCCCTGAGCCGAACGGACCGCACCGCCAAGTACAACCGGCTGCTGCGCATCGAGGAACAGCTGGGATCCAATGCCATCTTCATGGGCCGGGATGCCTTCGGCTTTTAG
- the folK gene encoding 2-amino-4-hydroxy-6-hydroxymethyldihydropteridine diphosphokinase, producing the protein MDPVIVALGSNVGDRRRYMSDARGFLEEISEKGLRASSLWMTEPVGPSTRYFLNAAVEIHSSAEPETLVRRFKRFEKAHGRSAGAPRWSARTIDLDIISWGNLVIQHDTLIIPHAEYRNRLFVLEPLRELRPEWKDPETRTPVDELIARAPDLSVRKLNATW; encoded by the coding sequence ATGGACCCGGTGATCGTCGCCCTCGGTTCGAACGTGGGGGACCGACGCCGCTACATGAGCGACGCCCGGGGCTTTCTGGAAGAGATCTCCGAGAAGGGGCTGCGCGCCTCCTCCCTCTGGATGACCGAGCCGGTGGGACCCTCCACACGGTATTTTCTCAATGCGGCGGTGGAAATCCACAGTTCTGCGGAGCCCGAAACGCTGGTCCGCCGCTTCAAGCGTTTTGAGAAGGCGCACGGGCGCTCGGCCGGGGCACCCCGCTGGAGCGCGCGCACCATCGATCTGGATATAATCTCCTGGGGGAACTTGGTGATTCAGCACGATACCCTTATTATTCCGCATGCCGAATACCGGAACCGCCTGTTTGTTCTGGAACCCCTGCGCGAGCTGCGGCCGGAGTGGAAGGATCCGGAGACCCGCACCCCCGTTGACGAGCTCATCGCCCGCGCCCCGGACCTTTCGGTCAGAAAACTGAATGCCACCTGGTAG
- a CDS encoding 4-hydroxy-3-methylbut-2-enyl diphosphate reductase: MARKKFDIPEIYRSPVIRKVKEANKVVDPRKKDLEPTLLDFGPVHFYIPRHFGFCYGVENAIDIAYKTVEEHPERDIYLLSEMIHNPTVNEDLQERGVKFLFETDGSELIPIESLDEDDIVIVPAFGTTLEIQEKLKKQGIDPYEYNTTCPFVEKVWKRGRQLGNKGHSLVIHGKHYHEETRATFSHTSEHSACVVVLNPGEAQVLADIMTGKRPKEDFEEHFGHKSTEDFDPMVDLQHFGVINQTTMLATETQEVMDILKEAAAERFGEAEVLDHFADTSDTLCYATNENQSATLALAETDADLALVVGGYNSSNTMHLVEILEHAFPTYHVRDAGEMASPHLVRHYDQWEDILKETEDWMPTAAEPLKVALTSGASCPDVLVDEVLVKILDWHQGTRPLEQVLAPFEKELAE, encoded by the coding sequence ATGGCTCGAAAGAAGTTCGACATCCCTGAGATTTACCGGTCGCCCGTCATCCGAAAGGTGAAGGAGGCCAACAAGGTGGTGGACCCCCGCAAGAAGGATCTGGAGCCCACCCTGCTCGATTTCGGGCCGGTTCACTTCTACATCCCCCGTCACTTCGGCTTCTGCTACGGGGTGGAAAATGCCATCGACATCGCCTACAAGACGGTGGAGGAGCATCCCGAGCGCGACATCTACCTGCTCAGCGAGATGATTCACAACCCCACGGTGAACGAGGACCTGCAGGAGCGGGGCGTGAAATTCCTCTTCGAGACCGACGGCTCGGAGCTCATCCCCATCGAATCGCTCGACGAAGACGACATCGTGATCGTGCCCGCCTTCGGCACCACGCTTGAAATCCAGGAGAAGCTCAAAAAACAGGGGATTGATCCCTACGAATACAACACCACCTGTCCCTTCGTGGAGAAGGTCTGGAAGCGCGGGAGACAGCTGGGCAACAAGGGCCATTCGCTGGTCATCCACGGCAAGCACTACCACGAGGAGACCCGCGCCACGTTCTCGCATACCTCCGAGCACTCGGCCTGCGTAGTGGTGCTCAACCCCGGGGAGGCGCAGGTACTGGCCGACATCATGACCGGCAAGCGTCCCAAAGAGGATTTCGAAGAGCATTTCGGGCACAAGAGCACGGAGGATTTCGACCCGATGGTGGACCTGCAGCACTTCGGAGTTATTAACCAAACCACCATGCTGGCAACCGAAACGCAGGAGGTCATGGACATCCTGAAGGAGGCGGCCGCCGAGCGATTCGGGGAGGCGGAGGTATTGGACCATTTCGCGGACACCTCCGACACCCTCTGCTACGCCACCAACGAAAACCAGTCGGCCACCCTCGCCCTGGCGGAGACGGATGCAGACCTTGCCCTTGTGGTAGGGGGTTACAACTCCTCCAACACCATGCACCTGGTGGAGATCCTGGAGCACGCCTTCCCCACCTACCACGTGCGCGACGCCGGGGAGATGGCCTCCCCCCACCTGGTACGCCACTACGACCAGTGGGAGGATATCCTGAAGGAGACGGAAGACTGGATGCCGACGGCGGCCGAGCCGCTGAAGGTGGCTCTCACCTCCGGGGCCTCCTGTCCCGACGTGCTGGTGGACGAGGTGCTGGTGAAGATCCTGGACTGGCACCAAGGCACACGTCCGCTGGAGCAGGTCCTCGCGCCCTTCGAAAAAGAGCTGGCGGAGTAG
- a CDS encoding zinc ribbon domain-containing protein encodes MEKRECPGCAMEVDASAEACPICGYEFPRMRTSVQIAAWIMIALMLAWFLL; translated from the coding sequence ATGGAGAAGCGAGAATGCCCCGGCTGCGCCATGGAGGTGGACGCCTCCGCCGAGGCCTGTCCCATCTGCGGCTACGAATTCCCGCGTATGCGCACCTCCGTACAGATCGCGGCCTGGATCATGATTGCCCTGATGCTGGCGTGGTTTCTTCTCTAG
- a CDS encoding DUF721 domain-containing protein: protein MSRFRSDPPKSLRELVKDFLDDYPHRKRLKRGMILSLWERTVGERIARETEDVHFEHGKLVVHVKNPAWRHEIHMKRYNIARKLNEEVEEEIIQEIVVRS from the coding sequence ATGAGCCGATTCCGCTCCGACCCCCCCAAATCCCTGCGGGAACTCGTCAAGGATTTCCTGGACGACTATCCGCACCGCAAGCGTCTCAAACGCGGAATGATCCTCTCCCTCTGGGAGCGCACCGTGGGCGAGCGCATCGCGCGGGAGACGGAGGATGTGCATTTCGAGCACGGCAAGCTGGTGGTGCACGTGAAGAACCCGGCCTGGCGGCATGAAATTCATATGAAGCGCTACAATATCGCCCGCAAGCTCAACGAGGAGGTGGAGGAGGAGATTATTCAGGAAATTGTAGTGCGCTCCTGA
- the folB gene encoding dihydroneopterin aldolase produces MDTLRLNALRYKAPHGYHEEERRRGNTFEVDLRFEGDFRQAGRSDELEHALDYQQAETAVRSVMEGPSVKLLETLALRIGERLLAQHPQARRIEVAVRKMDPPLPSPASHSEIRMSWTR; encoded by the coding sequence ATGGACACCCTTCGCCTTAACGCGCTTCGCTACAAGGCTCCCCACGGCTACCATGAGGAGGAGCGCCGACGGGGCAACACCTTCGAGGTCGACCTTCGGTTCGAGGGTGATTTCCGCCAGGCGGGCCGCAGCGACGAGCTGGAGCACGCGCTGGACTACCAGCAGGCCGAGACGGCCGTGCGATCCGTCATGGAAGGCCCTTCCGTAAAACTGCTGGAAACCCTGGCGCTGCGCATCGGTGAGCGTCTCCTCGCGCAGCACCCGCAGGCCCGTCGCATCGAGGTTGCCGTACGCAAGATGGACCCTCCGCTTCCCTCGCCCGCTTCCCACTCCGAAATACGCATGTCATGGACCCGGTGA
- the dnaA gene encoding chromosomal replication initiator protein DnaA: MSTISADTAWEQCLEIIQDNISYQKYKSWFEPIEPVKLDDNTLTIQVPSQFWYEWLEEHYYGMLRSTLAKVLGENGKLEYSVVLEKSDNQSDTRSVRLPQRPMPPNKEQDINGYSEYSPGKIENPFVIPGIRKTKIDANLNNNYVFERYIEGDCNRLARSAAMAIAENPGNNSFNPFFIYGGTGLGKTHLIQSIGNKIKQEYGNEVAVLYISSESFTNEFVQAIRNNRASEFTMFYRQIDVLIVDDIQFFSGKEKTQEEFFHIFNALHQDGKQIILSSDRAPREIPDIEERLISRFGWGLSADLQVPEYETRFAILERKAVDNGIDLSHNVLEFIAHNFKSNVRDLEGAIIKLLAHSSLQHVDELDLGMAKKVLKDMIKESSTQISIEAIQNYVCEYFGIDTNKVREKTRKQEIVEARQIAMYLAKQFTDSSLKTIGLHFGGRDHSTVIHAISTVEERMQTSPKHKRIVEELKQKIEVASL, translated from the coding sequence TTGAGTACGATTTCTGCGGACACCGCATGGGAGCAGTGTCTCGAAATTATTCAGGATAACATCAGCTACCAGAAGTACAAATCCTGGTTCGAGCCCATCGAACCGGTCAAGCTGGATGACAACACGCTGACCATACAGGTGCCCAGCCAATTCTGGTACGAGTGGCTGGAAGAACACTACTACGGGATGCTCCGCTCAACCCTGGCGAAAGTGCTGGGCGAAAACGGAAAGCTGGAATACTCGGTGGTGCTCGAAAAGTCGGACAACCAGAGCGACACACGGTCGGTCCGCCTCCCCCAGCGCCCCATGCCCCCCAACAAGGAGCAGGACATCAACGGCTACTCTGAGTACAGCCCCGGCAAGATCGAGAACCCCTTTGTCATCCCGGGCATCCGCAAGACCAAGATCGACGCCAATCTCAACAACAACTACGTCTTCGAACGCTACATCGAGGGCGACTGCAACCGGCTGGCGCGCTCGGCCGCCATGGCCATCGCCGAGAACCCCGGCAACAACTCCTTCAATCCTTTTTTCATTTACGGGGGCACCGGCCTGGGCAAGACCCACCTGATCCAGAGCATCGGCAACAAGATCAAGCAGGAGTACGGCAACGAGGTGGCGGTGCTCTACATCTCCTCGGAAAGCTTCACCAACGAATTCGTGCAGGCCATCCGCAACAACCGGGCCAGCGAATTCACCATGTTCTACCGCCAGATCGACGTGCTCATCGTTGACGATATCCAATTCTTCAGCGGCAAGGAGAAGACCCAGGAGGAGTTTTTCCATATTTTCAACGCGCTGCACCAGGACGGCAAGCAGATCATCCTCTCCAGTGACCGCGCCCCCCGCGAGATCCCCGACATCGAAGAGCGGCTCATCTCCCGCTTTGGCTGGGGACTCAGCGCCGACCTACAGGTGCCGGAGTACGAAACACGCTTCGCCATCCTGGAGCGCAAAGCCGTGGACAACGGCATCGACCTCTCCCACAACGTACTGGAGTTTATAGCTCACAACTTCAAGTCGAATGTACGCGACCTGGAGGGGGCCATCATCAAGTTGCTGGCCCACTCCTCCCTGCAGCACGTCGACGAACTGGATTTGGGCATGGCCAAGAAGGTGCTCAAGGACATGATCAAGGAGTCCAGCACCCAGATCTCTATCGAGGCCATTCAAAATTACGTGTGCGAATACTTCGGCATCGACACCAACAAAGTGCGCGAAAAAACACGCAAGCAGGAGATCGTTGAAGCCCGCCAGATCGCCATGTACCTGGCCAAACAGTTTACCGACTCCAGCCTCAAAACCATCGGCCTGCATTTTGGGGGACGCGACCACTCTACGGTCATCCACGCCATATCCACTGTGGAGGAGCGCATGCAGACCTCCCCCAAGCACAAGCGCATCGTCGAGGAGCTCAAGCAGAAAATCGAAGTCGCCAGCCTCTGA